From Paenarthrobacter sp. A20:
GTGCGTGGAGGGGTAGGTGATCATGATGCAGGACAGGACGTCCTTGTTGGCCTCGATCTTGGCGGTCAGGTCCGCGTGGTCGATGGTGCCGTCGGCTGCCGTGGCCACCACAACAACCTTCATGCCCGCCAGCACTGCGGAAGCTGCGTTGGTGCCGTGCGCCGACGCAGGGATCAGGCAGACAGTGCGCTGCTCGTCGCCACGGGACAGGTGGTACCCACGGATGGCCAGCAAGCCCGCCAGCTCGCCCTGGGAACCGGCATTGGGCTGGATGGAGACCTGGTCATAGCCTGTGATTTCCGTGAGGTCCGCTTCGAGGTCGGAGATCAGTTCACGCCAACCAGCTGTCTGGTGGTCCGGTGCGAACGGGTGGATCGAGGCGAACTCCGGCCAGGAGATGGCTTCCATCTCAGCGGTGGCGTTCAGCTTCATGGTGCACGAACCCAACGGGATCATGGTGCGGTCCAGCGCGAGGTCCCGGTCGGACAGCTTGCGGATATAGCGCAACAGCTGCGTCTCGGAACGGTGCGTGTTGAACACCGGGTGCTGCAGGAAATCGCTGCTGCGGACCACCTCGGAAGGCAGTTCGAACCCGGAAGCGTCCCCTACCGGACCGGCTCCAAAGGCGACGGCTACCGCGGAGAGGACCTCCGGCGTCGTGGTTTCATCAATGCTGATGCCAACGGTGTCCGCATCGATGAGCCGCAGGTTGATGCCACGGGCCTCTGCGGCGGCGATGACCTTGTCAGCCTTGCCGGGAACGCGGACGGTAAGGGTGTCGAAGAAGGCCTCGGAGACGAGTTCGCGGCCGGCCTTCTGCAGGGCCGAAGCCAAAACGCGGGCGTGGCCGTGGACGGTTTCGGCGATCGACTTCAGGCCCTCGGGGCCGTGATAAACGGCGTACATCGAAGCCACAATGGCGAGCAAAGCCTGGGCTGTACAGATGTTGGACGTGGCCTTTTCGCGGCGGATGTGCTGCTCGCGGGTCTGGAGTGCCAAACGGTAGGCGGGGACACCGGCATTGTCCTTGGAGACGCCCACGATGCGGCCGGGAAGGGTGCGTTCCATGCCTTCACGGACGGCCATGTACGCGGCGTGCGGGCCGCCGAAGAACAGCGGAACACCGAAGCGCTGCGCGGTTCCGACGGCGATGTCCGCACCTTGCTCGCCCGGGGGCGTGATGAGGGTGAGCGCCAGCAAATCCGCGGCCACGGTAACCAAGGCACCGCGTTCCTTGGCCTCGGCAATCACAGAAGTGTGGTCAAAAACCCGGCCGGAAACGCCCGGCTGCTGCAGGACGATGCCGTTGATGTCGCCGTCGGGAAGTCCGGCTGAGAGGTCGGCAATCTCGACCTCGAAGCCCAGTGCCTCGGCGCGACCCTTCACAATGGCGATGGTCTGCGGGAGGAGGTCTGCGTCCAGGACGGTCTTGCCATCCTTGGCAGTCTTGGACTTGTTGGCGCGGCGCATCAGCAGCACGGCCTCGGCCACGGCGGTGGCTTCATCCAGGAGCGAGGCGTTGGCTACGGGAAGTCCCGTGAGGTCCTGCACCATGGTCTGGAAGTTGAGCAGCGCTTCGAGGCGGCCCTGGGAAATCTCCGGCTGGTACGGCGTGTACGCGGTGTACCAGGCAGGAGCTTCCAGGATGTTGCGGCGGATGACCGGCGGCGTGACGGTGTCGTAGTAGCCCTGGCCGATCATCTGTACTGCGGTCTTGTTCTTGGACGCGAGCTTGCGGAGCTGGGCGAGGACCTGCACCTCGGTGAGGGCGTCGTTTCCGCTCGAAAGCCTCAGTGCAGTTTCCTGCCGGATGGAATCGGGGACGGCGACGTCCACCAGCCCGTCGACAGAGTCGTAGCCGATGGCCTTGAGCATGGTGTCAACGTCGGCTTGGCGACGGGCACCGATATGCCGGTCCGCGAAGGCGGTGGGGGTTGATTGAACAGTCAAGAGGAACTCCATGATTCAGGCGCCCAGTGAGCGCCACGATGATGTGGGGTTCCTCCCCGCTCTGTATTGGACCTGAGAGATTCCGCAGGGATGGTTGCCTGCTTGCACCGTCGGTGAGCCCGGTTACCCGGACTGCTTTCCAGAGTTGCCTAACCGCGGCGGTACATGGGCCTGAGAGATTCCTGGGGAGGATTTGCTCCTACGGCGCCTGACTGGATGTACCGGCAGGACTCTCCCGCCGCAGATCAAAAGCGTTGCGTCACCATAAGTGACACGCTTCACACCATAGCGGGTCATTTCGAAAAAGCGCAAGCAAGGTGACGCTACTGGTGCATCGCCTCGTGGATCTGCAGCGCAAACCAGAGCTGGGCAACAGTGGACGTTTCACCCATGTCCAGCCCCGTCAATTCACCGATTTTCCGTATCCGGTAGATGATGGTTTGCCGGTGCGCGAACAGGGCTGTCGCGGTTTTCTGCCACGAACGCTGCGAGTCCAAATACGTCCTCAGAGTGACAAGGAGATCGCCTTCCTGGCTCTGCTCGTAGTCAAAAATCGGGCCGAGAAGACGCCGGACCAGCGCCGTTCCTTCCTCAAAACCGGTGAGTCCCAGCCACGACGGCCCCTCCGCATAGCGGGACAGCCTGAGCCTGTTGGCCCGGGCTGAACCCAGCGCCCAGAGGGACTCCTGCAACGCGCGCTGGATGTTCGCAACGGCTGCAGGCGCGCTGATCCCGATCAGCGTTTCCAAGCCGGCGCAGTGCACCAGGACGTCGTCAGGCACGTCTGCCGGGACCACCACGTGGAGCCTGTTGTTCCGCTTCAAGGACGCAGACGCAACCCC
This genomic window contains:
- the gcvP gene encoding aminomethyl-transferring glycine dehydrogenase → MTVQSTPTAFADRHIGARRQADVDTMLKAIGYDSVDGLVDVAVPDSIRQETALRLSSGNDALTEVQVLAQLRKLASKNKTAVQMIGQGYYDTVTPPVIRRNILEAPAWYTAYTPYQPEISQGRLEALLNFQTMVQDLTGLPVANASLLDEATAVAEAVLLMRRANKSKTAKDGKTVLDADLLPQTIAIVKGRAEALGFEVEIADLSAGLPDGDINGIVLQQPGVSGRVFDHTSVIAEAKERGALVTVAADLLALTLITPPGEQGADIAVGTAQRFGVPLFFGGPHAAYMAVREGMERTLPGRIVGVSKDNAGVPAYRLALQTREQHIRREKATSNICTAQALLAIVASMYAVYHGPEGLKSIAETVHGHARVLASALQKAGRELVSEAFFDTLTVRVPGKADKVIAAAEARGINLRLIDADTVGISIDETTTPEVLSAVAVAFGAGPVGDASGFELPSEVVRSSDFLQHPVFNTHRSETQLLRYIRKLSDRDLALDRTMIPLGSCTMKLNATAEMEAISWPEFASIHPFAPDHQTAGWRELISDLEADLTEITGYDQVSIQPNAGSQGELAGLLAIRGYHLSRGDEQRTVCLIPASAHGTNAASAVLAGMKVVVVATAADGTIDHADLTAKIEANKDVLSCIMITYPSTHGVYDADVREVCDAIHAAGGQVYVDGANLNALVGLAQPGKFGGDVSHLNLHKTFCIPHGGGGPGVGPVAAKAHLAPFMPGDANSADSSNTGVAISASRYGSAGVLPISWAYVKLMGGEGLTEATKSALLAANYVASRLDEHFPILYTGEGGLVAHECILDLRELTARTGVTAEDVAKRLIDFGFHAPTLAFPVAGTLMVEPTESEDLAEIDRFIEAMITIRAEIEQVASGDFTVEKSPLRNAPHTAAAVVNSGWDRDYPREQAAFPVHHLKQDKYFPPVGRIDGAAGDRNLVCSCPPLEDFEN